The following proteins come from a genomic window of Anopheles ziemanni chromosome 3, idAnoZiCoDA_A2_x.2, whole genome shotgun sequence:
- the LOC131287769 gene encoding mRNA cap guanine-N7 methyltransferase, with translation MSDSEDSKSSAAEKSVSDENPSAKSSTADGDHGEKHSAVVASHYNKIEDRGLLARKRSNIIFLRNFNNWIKSVVIVKYTGLVKDRTPLGSPFRVLDLCCGKGGDLCKWINANVTHLICTDIAQVSLEQCESRFNSMFSPDREMQRRPKVEFFAADATLQQLRTKYMDPSMKLHLVSCQFAFHYSFESFKQADCMMKNAAECLEEGFYFIGTMPDAYEIMKRQRMAMSESFGNDIYNIKFLCDTDNPPLFGAKYNFQLDEVVDCPEFLVHFPTFEKLALKHGLRLVEKRRFEDIFEEFRVPKQGLLEKMQALETYPPYHGRNNFEGQRKDPEQYAHVEDFAKEMSSEQNFRAGTLSLKEWEAASLYLFFAFQKMKTSYDAQGRPVYS, from the exons ATGTCTGACTCAGAGGATAGTAAAAGCAGTGCCGCAGAGAAAAGTGTTTCGGACGAAAATCCTTCTGCTAAATCTTCAACGGCCGATGGGGATCACGGTGAAAAGCACAGTGCAGTCGTCGCTTCTCATTACAACAAAATCGAGGATCGTGGATTACTCGCCCGTAAAAGATCGAACATTATTTTCTTGCGAAACTTCAACAACTGGATCAAAAGTGTAGTTATTGTCAAATACACAGGCCTCGTAAAGGATCGAACTCCACTCGGGTCGCCATTCAGAGTGTTGGATTTGTGCTGTGGAAAAGGAGGTGATCTATGCAAATGGATTAACGCGAACGTGACCCATCTGATATGCACAGACATTGCACAGGTCAGCCTGGAGCAGTGTGAGTCGAGGTTCAACTCGATGTTTTCACCGGATCGGGAGATGCAACGGCGCCCGAAGGTGGAATTTTTCGCAGCAGATGCCACTCTGCAGCAGCTTCGCACCAAGTACATGGATCCATCGATGAAGCTGCATCTAGTTAGCTGCCAGTTTGCCTTTCATTATTCGTTCGAGTCGTTTAAGCAAGCGGACTGCATGATGAAGAACGCAGCCGAGTGTCTGGAAGAAGGTTTCTACTTCATCGGAACGATGCCCGATGCCTACGAAATTATGAAACGCCAGCGGATGGCCATGTCGGAATCGTTCGGAAACGATATTTACAACATAAAATTCCTCTGCGATACGGACAATCCTCCTTTGTTTGGTgcaaaatacaattttcagCTTGACGAGGTCGTCGACTGTCCAGAGTTTCTCGTTCACTTCCCTACGTTTGAAAAGCTGGCCCTGAAACACGGTCTGCGGTTGGTCGAGAAGAGGCGATTCGAGGATATATTTGAAGAATTTAGGGTCCCCAAGCAGGGGTTGCTGGAGAAGATGCAAGCGCTCGAAACCTATCCCCCGTACCATGGACGAAACAATTTCGAGGGGCAGCGAAAAGATCCGGAACAGTATGCGCACGTCGAGGATTTCGCAAAGGAGATGTCCAGTGAGCAAAACTTTCGTGCTGGGACACTATCGTTAAAGgaatgggaagctgcat CTCTGTACTTGTTCTTCGCATTTCAAAAGATGAAAACAAGCTATGACGCGCAAGGGCGTCCGGTCTATTCGTAA
- the LOC131286082 gene encoding nuclear pore complex protein Nup93-1-like, which translates to MDFNALLQQAQKLTHETQVSDDLPRVERTLPQVLQATQELHSRVTQTGAQDMQAHILLGSNGIDLPKISQKLETLSSRKTFEPLDPIATTDVQNFLRNEKENAILAVIEEVHKNSCLSAETQKWDHMINDWKQEKVKLMNALIGPSQNWIDIRKGPEQTVLNEGTFGGRSSLNSQEMAYAREVHEYNKLICEGAMRPSLIQRFAQVAETFNDSRITDVWEVMKFMTNVTPIPRSQDPLMVRCAQHLFIDQAKRYLESRYKLFMQTVVSEHLREARRGGVPSLLNLVGSFVGLKLSTTTLNSSFMGLQDGEVDGKPLWPMVYYCLRCGDIASALKCMQVAGQGHEDLTAILEEKCHNPNQKPSPRLELQIRMQYKRQIRNATDPYKRAVYCIVGCCDVQEAHADIASTTDDFLWIKLSLIRTEGDDNSEHLTCSGLQSMILEQYGEKHYNASEQPHLYFQLLALTGQYEAGVEFLSRFEKYRVHAVHIGLALNELHMIGGPRNLQEPLLSVDIMDPQPMRRLNLARLIMLYVKKFEITDPSEALHYFFFLRNLKDSEGRNLFLVSVADLAIECRDFDLLFGRMQRDGIRTRGLIDQFESVQVDTQVVCEMVAEKFVKKGMFEDAIRMFDLASQQEQALRHTSILLSQVVHHVNKEGSLRQRVQRMANDFAERYTGVEKNCDPQTWSTFNLLKELATFFDYYHGKNHQSAMDVLERIKLVPLRMSDLDASVHNFKRLSGEVCKVIPDLLLATMDIAYTKYKAMKGKEVGKFDDLGKKNQLSYLREQAKALTNMAAMVPYRMPGDTNSRLIQTEILMH; encoded by the exons ATGGACTTCAACGCTCTGCTTCAACAAGCACAAAAGCTAACCCACGAAACGCAGGTTTCCGATGATTTGCCACGGGTGGAACGTACATTGCCGCAAGTGCTTCAAGCGACGCAGGAACTTCATTCCCGGGTCACCCAGACCGGTGCCCAGGATATGCAGGC CCACATCCTGCTAGGCTCGAATGGTATTGATTTGCCCAAAATATCGCAAAAGCTAGAGACGCTAAGCTCGCGCAAAACATTCGAACCGCTCGATCCCATCGCGACAACCGATGTGCAGAACTTTCTTCggaacgagaaagaaaatgcCATATTGGCGGTTATAGAAGAGGTGCACAAAAAT TCATGTCTTTCGGCGGAAACACAAAAATGGGATCATATGATAAACGACTGGAAGCAGGAAAAGGTGAAGCTCATGAATGCGCTAATTGGCCCCTCGCAAAACTGGATCGACATACGCAAAGGTCCCGAGCAGACGGTTCTGAATGAAGGCACTTTCGGTGGTCGGTCATCGTTGAACAGCCAGGAAATGGCGTACGCCCGTGAGGTGCATGAGTACAATAAGCTCATCTGTGAGGGAGCAATGCGCCCTTCGTTGATACAACGTTTTGCGCAGGTTGCGGAGACATTCAATGATTCG CGTATCACCGATGTCTGGGAAGTTATGAAGTTCATGACAAATGTGACGCCAATTCCTCGAAGTCAGGATCCACTGATGGTTCGCTGTGCACAGCATCTTTTCATCGatcaagcgaagcgctatctgGAAAGCCGCTACAAGCTGTTCATGCAAACGGTCGTCTCGGAGCATCTGCGAGAAGCACGTCGTGGCGGTGTTCCAAGTCTGCTCAACTTGGTGGGATCATTTGTGGGACTCAAGCTGTCCACCACAACACTCAATTCATCCTTCATGGGACTGCAGGATGGTGAGGTTGACGGAAAACCTCTGTGGCCGATGGTGTACTATTGTTTGCGCTGCGGAGATATCGCTTCCGCGCTCAAGTGTATGCAAGTGGCCGGCCAGGGCCATGAGGATCTAACCGCGATACTGGAGGAAAAATGCCACAATCCTAATCAGAAGCCTTCCCCTCGACTGGAGCTGCAGATCCGTATGCAGTACAAGCGGCAAATACGGAACGCTACCGATCCGTACAAGCGGGCCGTTTACTGCATCGTTGGGTGCTGTGACGTACAGGAGGCGCACGCTGATATCGCCTCAACGACGGACGATTTTCTGTGGATTAAGCTCTCGCTCATTCGAACGGAGGGTGACGATAACTCGGAACATCTAACGTGCTCGGGATTGCAGAGCATGATACTAGAACAGTACGGGGAAAAACACTACAACGCTAGCGAACAGCCTCATTTGTACTTTCAGCTACTAGCACTGACCGGCCAGTACGAGGCGGGTGTTGAATTCTTATCACGCTTCGAGAAGTATCGTGTCCATGCGGTCCATATCGGGTTGGCGTTGAACGAGCTGCACATGATTGGTGGGCCGCGTAATCTACAGGAACCGCTGCTATCGGTTGACATCATGGACCCGCAACCGATGCGCCGTCTCAATCTAGCACGACTGATTATGTTGTACGTGAAAAAGTTCGAAATCACTGACCCCTCGGAGGCGCTCCactatttcttcttcttgcgcAATCTGAAGGACAGCGAGGGTCGGAATTTGTTCCTCGTCAGCGTTGCGGATCTTGCCATCGAGTGCCGCGACTTCGACCTCCTATTCGGCCGTATGCAACGGGATGGAATACGGACCCGTGGGCTGATCGATCAGTTCGAAAGTGTTCAAGTCGATACGCAAGTCGTTTGCGAGATGGTTGCGGAAAAGTTCGTCAAAAAAGGCATGTTCGAGGATGCCATTCGGATGTTTGACCTGGCTTCGCAGCAAGAACAGGCGCTGCGCCACACATCCATATTACTTTCCCAGGTGGTGCATCACGTGAACAAGGAAGGCTCGCTGCGGCAACGCGTGCAACGTATGGCGAACGATTTCGCTGAGCGCTACACGGGGGTCGAGAAAAACTGTGACCCCCAGACATGGTCAACGTTTAACTTGCTGAAAGAGCTGGCCACTTTCTTCGACTATTACCACGGGAAGAATCATCAATCGGCCATGGACGTGCTCGAGCGCATCAAGCTGGTGCCGCTCCGCATGTCCGACCTGGACGCTTCGGTACACAATTTCAAGCGGCTGTCTGGGGAAGTGTGTAAAGTTATTCCTGATTTGCTGCTGGCGACGATGGACATTGCCTACACCAAGTACAAAGCgatgaaaggaaaggaagttgGCAAATTCGATGACCTCGGCAAAAAGAAC CAACTGAGCTATCTTCGCGAACAAGCAAAAGCTCTGACAAATATGGCCGCGATGGTGCCGTATCGTATGCCCGGTGACACCAACAGCAGGCTCATTCAAACGGAGATTCTGATGCATTGA
- the LOC131288717 gene encoding ADP-ribosylation factor-like protein 2-binding protein gives MDFQENIIKRQNSSEYFDTVIGHIEDIVIGEEFQSMVNQFMECYYFEFEPGEENKIIYTEIYQKYTNMIEAHIVENLNRKMSCFDMDLFAMELENKKTQLDGEIFELLYTLTDFLAFKDMVLDYKAFKEGAYDDLSKGISVTGLQK, from the exons ATGGATTTTCAGGAAAATATCATcaaaagacaaaattcaagTGAATACTTTGACACGGTCATTGGTCACATAGAGGACATTGTCATTGGCGAAGAATTTCAG AGTATGGTTAATCAGTTCATGGAGTGTTACTACTTCGAGTTCGAAccgggagaagaaaacaaaatcatctaCACGGAGATCTACCAGAAGTATACCAACATGATAGAAGCACACATTGTGGAAAATCTCAATCGAAAGATGAGCTGCTTCGACATGGATTTGTTTGCGATGGAGCTGGAAAACAAGAAGACACAGCTGGACGGAGAGATCTTCGAGCTGCTGTACACGCTGACTGACTTTCTAGCCTTCAAAGACATGGTGCTGGACTACAAGGCATTCAAAGAGGGTGCATATGACGATCTAAGCAAGGGCATCAGTGTAACTGGTTTGCAGAAATGA